The DNA window AAATAGCAAGAGCTATAGAGAGAAGATTGGTGAACAAAATGGGCTTTGGAGCAAGATTTTGTAGATTAATTTTAGGAAAATGGGGATAAAGAAACGTTTTTTTGGAGGTTGGAGGACAGCGGAGAggttgaagaagatgatgaccGAACAAACTCATGTTAAAAAATTCGTTATCTTTGTTCATGTGGGATTACTATAgtataataaattacaatttgcttttatatatttaataatgcGGATCAACACAATGAAGTCGATATGTCCGAGTGGTTAAGGAGACAGACTTGAAATCTGTTGGGCTTCGCCCGCGCAGGTTCGAACCCTGCTGTCGAcgattttttccattttttttgcCTTTCTTGTCCCTGTCAGTGTCAATTCAAATTCGATTTTAGGGTTTacaagtttcatttttttgaaaCAATTTTCTGCTTGAAGATTACGAATTCGAAAATGGAAGATATTGCAATGACATCGTCACCGCTCTCCAAAACGACACAAGAGCTGGCAATGGAAGGACAGAAACATCTAGAAGAAACAATCCAAGCAGCCTATCAAATCCTCTCTTCAATGAACGACGAGCTTTGTAACCCTACTTTATGGTCCACTACAACTCCCAACACTGCAACCTCGCCTGTTCCGTCGCAAAACGGCATTGTAAATGGCGATTCTGCATCTGATGCTTCTATTCATCACTTCGACGGAACCACCAATACTGGCGGTGCCGGTGTTGGTACAGGCAACGGAGCTCTCGATGAAGCTCGGTTTCGGTATAAGAACTCAGTAGCTGCTCTTCGTGAGGTTCTCGCGGCGATCCCTAATTCTCATAAGGTAAAgctctcaattttgattttaaggaaaataaaaaatcagctATTTATGTGAATTGTattaaaatgtttgattttttttttctgttgaACAGGCAAAAGCATTTGAAACAAGTTTGGGTTCTCCAGCTGATCAAGATGATGTTGCTAAGTTAGAAGAACAAGCCTCCAATCTGAGAAAGGTATTAGATTTGATCCCATAGCATAGTATATTTTGAAGAGCATTGTTCTTATGGATTGGgcttatttatgtatttatgttttaattCAGGAACTTGTTAACAAGAACGCGTATCTTAAGCTTCTTATTGATCAATTTCGAGAGCTTATCAATGATATTTCTACATGGCAAAGTCCCTGCTCTGTCTGAAGTCTTACAGATGTATCATGGGACGAGATGAGTACAGAGAAATTAGAGATTGTTGTCTTCTTAAGGTGATCTTATCATGACATTTCttgagtatttttatttttatttttggtagaTTATCTTTTGAGCTAAATTGTAGGTAGAGAGATTCTGATTTTTAAGagaaaaaatagtttataaagcCTTTTTTGAGATAATGTAGGTGTAAACAGCTTGATTGATCACTTCGTTCTTCCTAGATCAGTATATGTATTAGTTATTACATTGATTGTACTTGGAAAATGAATCTTGTTATCTGAATTTGATCCCTAAGTCTGCTTCTTGAGAATTGGTTGGCATGTAGCTTGATGAGGTTATCAGCGcatcattttattttacttaatcTAGCACGTGGTCACATTGGAGCTGTTCACAGTGGAAGTGCATTGTCGTGTACTAAACTTCATAGTTTAGCACACACTGATTCAACTCATTTTGATAATGCTGTGTTAGATTACTAAGAAACAATTTCTTATGTATTGAAAGGCTTCAGGTGGCCATTACCGAACTACAAGTAGCAAGCATAAGTCTTTTACTGAGCTGACATACTTGCTTGGACATATAAATGTTGGCTTGAAAGAGGAAATTTTGATGGAATTCTCTGAAATATTGACTTAGCAGTTCATACATTAAGGcctttgtttttatataatttactgGTTTTGCAATTTGATCGATCCCCAGGTGAATTATCTTCAGTAAAAGTTCATTTGTTATCCGAATTTGTTTTTATGGTCACCTATCCATCTTCTGATCTCATGATAGTAATATTTTGATGGTCGAATGATTTCGGTGGCAATAGTAAATTGACATTCTACAAGTGAGATCAACATAATTTGGGAAATTAAAGATTTGGAGAAGAGAGATTGAGACGTGGGGAGATGTGAGAGATACTTTATGCTTCTTTTGATATCTAGAAAGTTGGAAAATTTTGCGAGTTGAATCAGTTGAGAAAACAGAAAAGAGGACTAATTATTGTCAAGTTAAGAAGTtgaaaaaaattacttattagCTTTTCCTGTGGGATGTTATTGTGATTGTCCAAGTTAGGTTTCTTACACGAGTATGCTAGAGTGGCTCTGCTTAAAAGATATGTAGGCCAATTTATTGTCTGAACCAGTGATTAAGAAACTGGACTAGAATGGTCGGTTGAACCGAAATCGGCCGGCTGATGGTCCAACTAACCTTAAGAACCAGAAATCCGGTCCAACAGGATTGGACCAGTTTGAATCGGTTGAACCGCCCTGAGCTGGCTGCATCTAAGAAAagaatcaaaaataattttgtggTAAATTTTACTCAAAACCGGAGGTTGAAGTAGGAACCGATGGACATGCTAGTTTGGTTTTTAAAGCACTGGTTTGAACTAAGTGAAGGCAGACCTCCGAATGGATTTGCAAACCTTGAATCTTATGTATTAATATTTTACTCTACACTGATTCCATGTGCCATGCTGTGGAAAATCATTTGCCCCTGTCGGTGTCACTGATGTCAAAACTCATCTGCAGTGATCTTTATAAGCCAAGCATTTTGATTATAGCATAAGCAACTGATATTAAAGAATGTAGTCTACATGATTTGGCCCTCATTTtggaaaatatattaaatgcatCACATTTTCTTGCAGAAAATCTTGGATCCTCCTGCTGTCTCTGTTTACTACCCACCATACAACACAAAATGAGTGGTCAAATAGCATAAGGTCCCATCTCCATTTAAGAGAGTTCGTTGCGATCTTATGTATTGCAATTAAATGCCAACCCAATTCTGCATGTAATGTCAATCTTATCTAGTAGTCCCCTAATGTTACATAGTGCCAAAACTAGCagtatagtaaaaaaaaatccaaatgtttgtcgTTTTTATCAATTGTAACTAAATAATTCTGTTTATGTTCGACCTTTTCGATTCAAAGAACactataattgataaaatttaaaagtttggttagAATAGAAAAAAACGgccaacattttaatttttttagtcattatgcctagtcaatataaaaataacttcCTTTATTGTTTCCTACTTCGACCAAGTTAAACATTTGTGTGGTGTGAGAGATAAATGACTTCTAATTATGAAGTGATGATCTTGTAGTGAGTGAAGATCTCATATCTACAATGGCAGATTCGTCTGCTCCTAAAGTAACAGCCTCTTTACTAGCTCTTATAAACCTCGAAACAGCGCCTTTCACGTACTGATGAGCTTCTCTAACATTCATCTTCGTACTCACCTCATCTGGGAAGCTGCTCAAGAAATGGTCACCATTAAGAACCGCGGCAAGTTGAACTACCTCACTCTGAAACTCAGATAGGGTGGCATCTTCCTTTGCTTCCGTAGTTCTCAATGGCGCAACATCCGGCAAGGTCACTGCAATCAAATTTTACGACAACTCTGATGAATATCTGAGCAAAAAACATCAATACTAGAAATGAATAAAGATGTGATATTTGATACCTGGGCAATCAGTTCTTGGTGAGGTTAGCTCCTGAACAACTCCTTCAAATGTGCCGGCCCATGCATCTCTATGGGTTAAGAAGTTTGAAGAGAGATTGAATATTTTCTTTATGGTGGCTGGGATTGATGAATGCTCGTACTCTGAATTTGGCGCTGGTCCCTTTGCACCACCCACCACTGagaacaaaaaacataaaattaattgcAAATAAATTATGATCTTTTCATaagattatataattatattaagtCTTTTTAAAGTTGGCAATTTCATTTATCACCGATTTTGAAACGGTGAATGAATTATAAAAGAAATGGCCTTGAATGAAAATACCAACTTTAAAAAGACATAATAGAATTGCAATTGTACATAAAAGgtcataatttatttataatttattcaaGAATAAAATGGCAAAGacgaaaaaagttgaaaagtaaaatgttttatatacaaattgattataaaaataaagttttaagaaggcattttcaaaaaaacgaattgaaatatcaaaatataggAGTCCACAAGCTTTTGTGCAAAATAAGTTAGGTGAAACCAACTACATTTCTACAATCAGTAATTCACTACTCCCTCAGTGCATTACTGAATGCCAAAACTAAATCAAACATACTCAAAAAGGACAAAAGAAAAACAGAGAAAACTCCCACATCGAAACTAAATAAacttgtaaaaaaaaaagatgcaaatcaaacaaaaaattactTACCAGTGCCTTTCTTGATCCAAGGAGAGACCATAATCGTCGGCACACGAACACCAAGCCGATCAAACTTAAAGAAAAAAGGAGCCGGACCAGTGTTCCCATCAGGGTTAGGAACATTAACATAAGGAGTCTCAACATGATCATAAAACCCCCCATGTTCATCATAAGTAATCACCAACAGTGTCTCATTCCACTGCGGACTGCTCCTCAACGCCTCATAAACCTCCTTCACCAGCTTCTGACCATTAGCCACATCATGAGATGGATGGTCATCATTTGCAGGCATACCCTTCAGATCAAAGTATCTCGGCTCAATCACACTCAAGCTCGGTAACTTCCCTTCTCTAGCATCCTTCTTGAACTTCAAATCAAATTGGTGGAacttaaaaacatattttagcTTCCTTAAGTTCCTATAAAATAAAGTAGTTGGTATGTTTTGGAAATATATTCCGAAGTTTATTCCATTCTCGTGAAGTGATTCAAAGATTGTTTTTTGTGGGTACCCTTGTGCTAGTTGTTTCTTGACGTGGCTGGTTGAGCCATGAGAAGTTGCGGAGTATACGAATAATCTGTTGGGTTGAGTTGGACCCGGGATTGATGAGAACCATCTGTCAAATATTGCAAATTCTTGAACTAAAGTGGCGTAGACAGGCACATATTTAGGTCTAAAACCTTTCATTACAGTTTCTGATAGATTTGATGACATGGTTAGAGCTTGCTCTACAAAACCAGTCATTGAAGGAGTTGAACCGTTGCCGAATACCTGCTGTGAAACGGCTTCAAATGAGTGGCCTGGATCCGGATCCACAAACTCTGCGTCATCTTTAAAGCAAATGGATTGATGAGTCGGGTTCTTGGTTGATACTGGATTGCACTCTGTCCCTGTTACTCCATTGATTCCTGGGTTGACACTGTTCTTCATCCACCCTATCATGTGATCAAAAGATCTGTTTTCCATCACTA is part of the Mercurialis annua linkage group LG3, ddMerAnnu1.2, whole genome shotgun sequence genome and encodes:
- the LOC126671545 gene encoding mediator of RNA polymerase II transcription subunit 30, giving the protein MEDIAMTSSPLSKTTQELAMEGQKHLEETIQAAYQILSSMNDELCNPTLWSTTTPNTATSPVPSQNGIVNGDSASDASIHHFDGTTNTGGAGVGTGNGALDEARFRYKNSVAALREVLAAIPNSHKAKAFETSLGSPADQDDVAKLEEQASNLRKELVNKNAYLKLLIDQFRELINDISTWQSPCSV
- the LOC126671544 gene encoding non-specific phospholipase C6 codes for the protein MKKSKKPSLSWIFLLFLACSCVSTAQQQNPIKNIVVLVMENRSFDHMIGWMKNSVNPGINGVTGTECNPVSTKNPTHQSICFKDDAEFVDPDPGHSFEAVSQQVFGNGSTPSMTGFVEQALTMSSNLSETVMKGFRPKYVPVYATLVQEFAIFDRWFSSIPGPTQPNRLFVYSATSHGSTSHVKKQLAQGYPQKTIFESLHENGINFGIYFQNIPTTLFYRNLRKLKYVFKFHQFDLKFKKDAREGKLPSLSVIEPRYFDLKGMPANDDHPSHDVANGQKLVKEVYEALRSSPQWNETLLVITYDEHGGFYDHVETPYVNVPNPDGNTGPAPFFFKFDRLGVRVPTIMVSPWIKKGTVVGGAKGPAPNSEYEHSSIPATIKKIFNLSSNFLTHRDAWAGTFEGVVQELTSPRTDCPVTLPDVAPLRTTEAKEDATLSEFQSEVVQLAAVLNGDHFLSSFPDEVSTKMNVREAHQYVKGAVSRFIRASKEAVTLGADESAIVDMRSSLTTRSSLHN